One Pyrococcus furiosus DSM 3638 genomic region harbors:
- a CDS encoding ATP-binding cassette domain-containing protein has protein sequence MIECSNLSKSYGKVKALDNVSFRLKKGLSLVVGPNGSGKTTLIKILSKLTFPDSGEILVLGKKLEEIKPNEITFAFEKTVFYPRIKVGEYLKTLSEVRGCNNVEEVIEKFELKQILNKRFSQLSQGFKRRFLVATAFIGNPKVIILDEPFSNVDISAKNLLTQVLEEESKK, from the coding sequence GTGATAGAATGTTCAAATTTAAGTAAAAGTTATGGAAAAGTCAAAGCTCTCGATAATGTGAGCTTTAGGCTTAAAAAAGGGCTATCCCTTGTGGTAGGGCCAAATGGGAGTGGAAAGACTACTTTAATAAAAATACTCAGCAAATTGACTTTTCCAGATTCAGGCGAAATACTCGTTTTAGGAAAAAAGCTTGAAGAAATAAAGCCTAATGAAATAACGTTTGCATTTGAAAAGACAGTTTTCTACCCACGAATAAAGGTAGGAGAATATCTAAAGACCCTAAGCGAAGTTAGAGGATGCAACAATGTAGAGGAAGTTATTGAAAAGTTTGAGTTAAAACAAATATTAAATAAGAGATTTAGCCAGCTTTCTCAGGGATTTAAGAGACGATTTCTTGTTGCAACGGCATTTATAGGGAACCCCAAGGTAATAATACTGGACGAACCCTTTAGCAACGTGGATATATCCGCAAAAAATCTGCTCACTCAAGTATTAGAAGAAGAAAGCAAAAAATAA
- the gatE gene encoding Glu-tRNA(Gln) amidotransferase subunit GatE: MEKINYEEVGLKVGLEIHRQLDTKKLFSPVPSKLSDDVDFTFKRRLRPTMSELGEIDPAALEEFKKGRTYIYEANNELGDLVYMDEEPPRGPDEEALEVALQIAYLLNAKPVDEVYYMRKIVIDGSNVSGFQRTAIIATDGKVETPWGTVGIPTICLEEDAARIIETRDREVIYRIDRLGIPLVEISTTPDIHHPEQAKVVAKFIGDALRATRKVKRGLGTIRQDLNVSIKGGARIEIKGVQELDMIPVIIEREVQRQLNLLKIRDELRKRGVTPEDIKEEFYDVTDIFKDTKSKIIARILKKGGKVLAIKLPKFKGLIGMEIQPGRRLGTEFADRAKKYVPGIFHSDELPNYGITQEEVEKVRKLLELEEEDAFVLVAAQEEIAKKALKEVIIRAREAIIGVPEETRRALPDGNTQYMRPLPGKARMYPETDIPPIRITEEMKRRIKENLPELPQAKVEKYVKEFGIDKSMAQTIVDDERDELFEELIEMGVKPSLAASILAVVLKGLRKEVPIENITEEHIKGAFRLYLEGKIAKEAFEEIFKELAQHPEKTAEEVAQEKGLTLLSEEEVRKIVDEVVNQYIDVIKEKGMGAMGLIMGRVMTKVRGKADGKLVSQIVKEKIREISG, encoded by the coding sequence GTGGAGAAAATAAATTATGAAGAGGTAGGACTTAAAGTAGGATTGGAGATTCATAGACAACTAGATACCAAAAAGCTCTTCTCTCCAGTTCCAAGTAAGCTTAGTGATGACGTTGACTTTACTTTTAAGAGAAGACTAAGACCTACAATGAGTGAACTTGGGGAGATTGATCCAGCTGCTCTTGAAGAATTCAAGAAGGGAAGAACTTACATTTATGAGGCAAACAACGAACTTGGCGATCTAGTTTATATGGATGAAGAACCTCCCAGGGGGCCAGATGAAGAAGCCTTAGAGGTTGCTCTCCAGATAGCATATTTGCTAAACGCCAAACCAGTTGACGAAGTCTATTATATGAGAAAGATTGTAATAGATGGCTCAAACGTTTCAGGATTCCAGAGAACGGCAATAATAGCCACCGACGGAAAAGTCGAAACTCCCTGGGGAACCGTGGGGATCCCAACAATATGTCTAGAGGAAGATGCCGCAAGAATTATCGAAACAAGGGATAGGGAAGTCATCTACAGGATTGACAGACTAGGAATTCCCCTTGTAGAGATAAGCACCACTCCAGATATTCACCACCCAGAGCAGGCTAAGGTAGTTGCAAAGTTCATTGGAGATGCTCTGAGAGCCACTAGAAAGGTAAAGAGAGGGCTGGGGACAATAAGACAAGATCTAAACGTCTCAATAAAAGGTGGAGCCAGGATTGAAATAAAGGGAGTTCAAGAGCTCGACATGATTCCAGTGATCATTGAGAGAGAAGTTCAAAGGCAGCTCAACTTGCTCAAGATTAGAGATGAGCTCAGGAAGAGAGGAGTTACACCAGAAGACATAAAGGAAGAGTTTTACGATGTTACAGATATATTCAAAGACACAAAATCAAAAATAATCGCAAGAATTTTGAAGAAAGGAGGAAAAGTTCTCGCAATAAAACTCCCCAAGTTCAAGGGATTAATAGGAATGGAAATCCAACCAGGAAGGAGGTTAGGAACAGAATTTGCAGATAGAGCTAAGAAGTACGTGCCTGGAATATTCCACAGCGATGAGCTTCCAAACTATGGAATAACCCAGGAGGAGGTAGAAAAGGTTAGAAAACTACTTGAATTGGAAGAGGAAGATGCGTTTGTCCTTGTTGCCGCCCAAGAGGAAATAGCCAAGAAAGCCCTAAAAGAGGTTATAATAAGGGCAAGAGAAGCAATAATCGGAGTTCCAGAAGAGACAAGGAGAGCCCTCCCAGACGGAAACACTCAATACATGAGACCTCTCCCAGGGAAAGCAAGAATGTACCCAGAAACTGACATTCCACCAATAAGGATAACAGAGGAAATGAAGAGGAGAATAAAAGAAAACTTGCCAGAGTTGCCACAAGCGAAAGTTGAAAAATACGTTAAGGAGTTTGGAATTGACAAGAGCATGGCCCAAACAATTGTGGACGATGAAAGGGATGAGCTATTTGAAGAGCTGATTGAAATGGGCGTAAAACCATCACTTGCAGCTTCCATTCTGGCAGTTGTTCTTAAGGGCCTAAGAAAAGAAGTCCCAATTGAAAACATTACAGAGGAGCATATAAAGGGAGCATTCAGGCTGTATTTGGAAGGAAAAATTGCCAAGGAAGCTTTTGAGGAAATATTCAAAGAGTTAGCTCAGCATCCAGAAAAAACGGCCGAAGAAGTTGCACAAGAAAAGGGATTAACCTTGTTGAGCGAGGAGGAAGTGAGAAAGATAGTTGACGAAGTAGTTAACCAATACATAGATGTCATAAAAGAGAAAGGAATGGGAGCTATGGGACTAATAATGGGTAGAGTGATGACCAAAGTCAGAGGCAAAGCAGATGGAAAGCTCGTGAGTCAAATAGTTAAGGAGAAGATTAGGGAGATATCCGGTTGA
- the gatD gene encoding Glu-tRNA(Gln) amidotransferase subunit GatD yields MRVEEFLKQKGIEVGDYVRIIKVEDGEKVEYEGIVMPPYELSEGDTVVIKLDNGYNIGIAIEKIQEINVIEKAKAKPEVHFKAELEPRKELPTITILGTGGTIASRIDYETGAVYPAFTAEELAKAVPEIFEIANIKPKLLFNIFSEDMKPKHWIEIAHETAKALNSGNEGVVIAHGTDTMGYTAAALSFMLRNLTKPVVLVGAQRSSDRPSSDAAMNLICATRMAVSDAAEVMVVMHGETSDTYCLAHRGTKVRKMHTSRRDAFRSINDIPIAKIWSDGKIEFLRDDYRKRSEGEVWVDDKLEEKVALVKVYPGMSAELIDFLVDKGYKGIVIEGTGLGHTPSDLIPSIKRAVDEGVAVCMTSQCLYGRVNLNVYATGRKLLKAGVIPCEDMLPETAYVKLMWVLGHTNDLREAKKMMLTNYAGEITPYTKPNTFLI; encoded by the coding sequence ATGAGAGTCGAAGAGTTTCTTAAACAAAAGGGAATTGAAGTGGGCGACTATGTCAGGATTATTAAAGTTGAAGACGGAGAAAAAGTAGAATATGAAGGAATAGTAATGCCCCCTTACGAGCTCTCAGAGGGAGATACGGTTGTAATAAAGCTTGACAATGGGTATAACATTGGTATTGCAATTGAAAAGATACAAGAAATAAATGTGATAGAAAAAGCTAAGGCTAAGCCCGAAGTGCACTTCAAAGCAGAACTTGAGCCTAGGAAAGAGTTACCCACAATAACTATCCTGGGAACTGGAGGGACTATAGCTAGTAGAATAGATTACGAGACTGGAGCTGTTTATCCAGCATTTACAGCTGAGGAACTTGCAAAAGCTGTTCCCGAAATTTTTGAGATAGCAAACATAAAACCTAAGCTACTCTTCAACATATTTAGTGAGGACATGAAGCCTAAACATTGGATTGAGATTGCTCATGAAACGGCAAAGGCTCTGAATTCTGGAAACGAAGGAGTTGTGATAGCCCACGGAACAGATACAATGGGATACACTGCAGCAGCACTGAGCTTCATGTTGAGAAACTTAACAAAGCCCGTTGTCTTAGTTGGAGCACAGAGAAGTAGCGATAGACCTAGTAGTGATGCTGCTATGAATCTTATTTGTGCCACAAGAATGGCAGTAAGCGATGCTGCTGAGGTTATGGTAGTTATGCACGGAGAGACAAGCGATACTTACTGCTTAGCTCATAGAGGAACAAAGGTTAGGAAGATGCATACTTCAAGGAGAGATGCTTTTAGGAGTATAAACGACATTCCCATAGCCAAGATATGGAGTGATGGAAAAATAGAATTCCTTAGAGACGATTACAGGAAGAGAAGCGAGGGAGAAGTTTGGGTTGATGATAAGCTGGAAGAAAAAGTTGCCCTAGTGAAGGTTTATCCTGGGATGTCAGCAGAGTTAATCGACTTCTTAGTGGATAAGGGGTATAAAGGAATAGTAATTGAGGGGACTGGACTAGGGCATACCCCCTCAGATCTCATTCCAAGTATAAAGAGGGCGGTTGATGAGGGTGTGGCAGTTTGCATGACGAGCCAGTGCCTTTATGGGAGGGTGAACTTAAACGTCTATGCAACTGGAAGAAAGTTGCTTAAGGCAGGGGTTATACCGTGTGAAGACATGCTTCCAGAAACTGCCTACGTAAAGCTAATGTGGGTTCTCGGTCATACAAATGACTTAAGGGAAGCTAAGAAAATGATGCTCACAAACTATGCTGGGGAAATAACCCCCTATACTAAACCAAACACTTTCCTTATTTGA
- a CDS encoding antitoxin family protein: MKVRVVYERGVFRPIESVELEEGTTAEVVILEKQEKTRILDESYYEYVTWGE; this comes from the coding sequence ATGAAGGTCAGGGTTGTTTATGAAAGAGGTGTGTTTAGACCAATCGAGAGTGTAGAGCTAGAAGAAGGCACCACAGCAGAAGTGGTAATTCTAGAAAAACAAGAAAAGACTAGGATACTGGACGAGAGCTACTATGAATATGTAACTTGGGGAGAGTAA
- a CDS encoding amylo-alpha-1,6-glucosidase, giving the protein MGIIFGGSSFGIVEGDSIRLFMYDTEFCEVYTQVKGDVVFRRIRKLKGNKYLEKIIVANPNKHPVDFEVIVNVTSKFRDVFEVRRIATPVNREISRNKFGFEYRGRDGVVRKVIVLTEGLSGSLPPYSWRTAKVKITLQASVPVIHDPSFPQIRASGLYGLLKKALEHLRALSVEITGNKTLFAGIPDFFCVFGRDSIISSLFLLPYDPKYAKGTLFVLAKLQGEKFDPKRLEEPGKIPHEYRLGELSLSGNYPFSPYYGSIDATPLYLILAGEYYRWTKDQETIKKLRENLFSAYEWLIKKLEEGNGFLVYTYANPYVPMNQGWKDSREGVPDEDGLPTKPPVALVEVQGYAYKALLSLAEISEIINPDENYLIQLSRELKKKFNREFKGKKGYKLALNSDVLASNQGHLLFSGIVEDQEKVIEALFSSELLTRWGIRTLSEKEKAYNPFSYHNGSIWPHDNAIIALGLSKVGELEKAEDVALRVLRAFLRLNSLPELYAGVDAPEPFIIPRANEPQAWSASSIFAFITASLGITPKGVSRENTKLPNLSIYPVIINGKKHKLAIKNGEIKISRIS; this is encoded by the coding sequence ATGGGAATAATATTTGGAGGCTCATCTTTTGGAATAGTTGAAGGGGATTCGATTAGGCTATTTATGTACGACACCGAATTTTGTGAAGTCTATACTCAGGTTAAAGGAGATGTTGTTTTTAGAAGGATTAGAAAACTGAAAGGAAATAAGTATCTAGAGAAAATTATTGTGGCAAATCCTAACAAGCATCCAGTTGATTTTGAAGTCATTGTTAATGTTACTTCAAAGTTTAGAGATGTTTTTGAGGTTAGGAGAATAGCAACTCCCGTTAATAGAGAAATATCAAGAAATAAGTTTGGGTTCGAATATAGGGGTAGGGATGGAGTGGTTAGGAAAGTCATAGTATTGACCGAAGGACTTAGTGGTTCTCTCCCTCCCTATTCTTGGAGAACGGCTAAGGTAAAGATAACTCTTCAAGCTTCTGTACCAGTGATTCACGATCCCTCATTTCCACAGATAAGGGCGAGTGGATTGTATGGATTATTAAAGAAGGCTCTAGAACACTTAAGAGCATTAAGCGTCGAGATTACTGGGAATAAAACATTATTTGCTGGAATTCCAGACTTTTTCTGCGTTTTTGGCAGAGATTCAATAATATCCTCTCTCTTTTTGCTCCCTTATGATCCAAAGTATGCTAAGGGAACTTTATTTGTGTTGGCAAAGCTCCAAGGTGAGAAATTTGATCCTAAAAGGTTGGAAGAGCCTGGAAAAATTCCTCATGAATATAGGCTTGGAGAACTCTCGCTTTCTGGGAATTATCCTTTTTCTCCGTATTATGGTTCTATCGATGCGACTCCTCTCTATCTTATCCTTGCTGGTGAGTACTACAGATGGACCAAAGATCAAGAGACAATAAAAAAGCTCAGGGAGAACTTATTTTCTGCTTACGAGTGGCTAATAAAGAAGCTTGAGGAAGGTAACGGTTTTTTAGTATACACTTATGCAAATCCTTACGTTCCAATGAATCAGGGGTGGAAGGACTCGAGAGAGGGAGTTCCAGATGAAGATGGGCTTCCCACAAAACCACCTGTGGCTCTTGTAGAGGTACAGGGTTATGCGTATAAAGCCCTTCTTTCTCTAGCAGAAATTTCAGAAATAATTAATCCTGATGAAAACTATCTTATCCAGCTTTCTAGAGAATTAAAAAAGAAGTTTAACAGGGAGTTTAAGGGAAAAAAGGGGTATAAGCTTGCTTTGAATTCAGATGTATTGGCCTCAAATCAGGGGCATTTATTGTTCTCTGGGATTGTGGAAGATCAAGAAAAAGTCATTGAGGCTCTCTTTTCTTCAGAACTTCTAACTAGGTGGGGAATTAGAACGTTGTCTGAGAAAGAAAAGGCCTACAATCCATTTAGCTATCATAACGGAAGCATATGGCCACACGACAACGCTATAATAGCTTTAGGTCTTTCAAAGGTTGGAGAGCTCGAAAAGGCGGAAGATGTAGCATTGAGAGTTCTAAGAGCTTTCTTGCGGTTGAATTCGTTGCCCGAGCTCTATGCGGGTGTTGATGCTCCAGAACCATTTATAATTCCCAGAGCAAATGAGCCTCAAGCATGGAGTGCGTCTTCCATATTTGCATTTATTACGGCCTCATTAGGAATTACTCCCAAAGGAGTCTCAAGAGAAAACACTAAGCTTCCAAACCTTTCAATTTATCCAGTTATTATAAACGGGAAAAAGCATAAACTGGCAATAAAAAATGGAGAAATCAAGATTTCAAGAATTTCTTAA
- a CDS encoding L-fucose/L-arabinose isomerase family protein, with amino-acid sequence MIGLVSFTDPRKTALSHERESAIKEKHEKLLKELSEEFEILDINAELGKYSEEIFGINSVEEAIEAGRIAKSKGVSGVILGLWHWTESNLVTYFIKEANVPILLYSDGDPNWAGATCVTSVGASLWESSVNEYAIRHSRVIGDVELVKAWARASEAIKALSERALLLFGGTYTLGMEHLMDDLPRLKKFVGDFIILDQYVVIKEGESIEDEKVEEFYNWLMKNTNVKFDNKMLTPEVLKKQIRLYLGAKKIVEERKERVSGISIKCQPELSEVYGVTACTIPAFFPFNQDAFGEKPIIPATCEGDIKGTISSALLYYLSGKPPLFGDIKYVDDEIVIIANCGASSLYYARLSDDAYENLRAVTIQGQCQGKSGGALTYRTPPAEFTVARLIRRNGKYYLLYFFTEGVEITEEIERKLKWGKQWPHTAIKNPLDSQDFIRVMGANHLSLVPGDYTAEIEYVTKIWGIEGIDLSDPIEVKKFLKS; translated from the coding sequence ATGATAGGACTTGTCTCTTTTACAGACCCTAGGAAAACCGCTCTCTCCCACGAAAGAGAAAGTGCAATTAAAGAAAAACATGAAAAGTTGCTGAAAGAGTTGAGTGAAGAGTTTGAGATCCTCGATATAAATGCAGAACTTGGAAAGTATTCTGAGGAAATATTTGGAATTAACAGTGTTGAGGAAGCAATTGAAGCGGGTAGGATTGCTAAATCAAAAGGAGTAAGCGGAGTCATTCTTGGTCTCTGGCACTGGACAGAGAGTAATTTAGTTACATATTTCATTAAAGAGGCAAATGTACCCATACTACTTTATAGTGATGGCGATCCAAATTGGGCTGGAGCTACATGTGTAACTTCAGTTGGAGCTTCTCTTTGGGAAAGTTCAGTGAACGAATACGCGATCAGACACTCCAGAGTCATTGGGGATGTGGAGCTAGTAAAAGCCTGGGCAAGGGCTAGTGAAGCTATAAAAGCACTCTCCGAAAGGGCTCTATTATTGTTCGGAGGAACATACACCTTGGGAATGGAACACTTAATGGACGATCTGCCAAGACTAAAGAAGTTTGTAGGAGACTTCATAATTCTCGACCAGTACGTAGTAATAAAGGAAGGCGAAAGTATTGAGGATGAAAAAGTTGAAGAATTCTATAATTGGCTAATGAAGAACACAAATGTGAAGTTTGACAATAAGATGCTAACTCCAGAAGTGCTTAAAAAACAAATAAGGCTTTACCTAGGAGCAAAGAAAATTGTAGAGGAAAGAAAAGAAAGAGTAAGCGGAATTTCAATAAAGTGTCAGCCTGAGTTGAGTGAGGTTTACGGTGTCACAGCATGTACAATCCCAGCTTTCTTCCCCTTTAACCAAGATGCCTTTGGAGAAAAGCCAATAATCCCTGCTACCTGTGAAGGAGATATAAAGGGAACCATTTCCTCAGCTTTGCTGTACTATTTAAGCGGGAAACCGCCACTCTTTGGAGATATAAAGTACGTAGACGATGAAATTGTGATAATAGCGAACTGTGGAGCTTCCTCCCTCTACTATGCAAGGCTAAGTGATGATGCTTATGAAAACCTTAGGGCGGTAACAATTCAAGGGCAGTGCCAAGGAAAGAGTGGGGGAGCGTTAACCTATAGAACTCCCCCTGCAGAATTCACCGTTGCTAGACTAATAAGAAGAAACGGAAAATACTATCTCCTTTACTTCTTTACGGAAGGAGTTGAGATAACGGAAGAAATTGAAAGAAAGCTCAAATGGGGGAAACAGTGGCCGCACACAGCAATTAAAAATCCTCTCGACTCACAAGATTTTATAAGGGTTATGGGAGCTAACCATCTGTCACTAGTCCCAGGGGATTACACTGCAGAGATAGAATATGTAACTAAAATCTGGGGAATCGAAGGAATAGATCTAAGCGACCCAATCGAAGTTAAGAAATTCTTGAAATCTTGA